Proteins encoded by one window of Maniola hyperantus chromosome 10, iAphHyp1.2, whole genome shotgun sequence:
- the Muc91C gene encoding uncharacterized protein Muc91C isoform X2, which yields MVHPRTMLLGVLLVVTLAAATPRRHNKREAPISSSYGAPGIGGGGGGGGGGGGFGGPSSSYGAPRPSSKYGPPSKPSSSYGAPSRPSSSYGAPSKPSGSYGVPRPPSTSYGVPTGPSTSYGAPKKLSSSYGVPSSSYGAPSFGSGGGGGGGGGGGGISSSYGAPSHGGSGGGGGGGISSSYGVPSHGGHGGGGGGGGGISSSYGAPSHGGHGGGGGGGGGISSSYGAPSHGGHGGGGGGGGGISSSYGAPSHGGHGGGGGGGGGISSSYGVPSHGGSGGGGGGISSSYGAPSHGSGGGGGGISSSYGAPSFGSSGSGGGISSSYGAPSHGSGGGGGGGISSSYGAPSSSYGAPSFGSSGGGGSFGSSGSGISSSYGAPSSGSGGGISSSYGVPSFGSSGSGGSHGGGSLSSSYGAPSSGGGSSGFGGSSFGSSGPSSSYGAPSSSYGAPSGGGGGHSSGGYSSGGSGGGYSSGGSGGGYSSGGSGGYSSGGSSGGYSSGGGHGSGGYSSGGSGGGYSSGGGHSSGGSGGYSSGGGGHGSGGYSSGGSGGGYSSGGSGGYSSGGGYSSGGGGGGGGHGGGYSAAVPATISQSYDSSGGYVY from the exons CTGCTGGGAGTCCTGTTGGTGGTGACGCTGGCTGCAGCCACGCCCCGCAGACACAACAAACGTgaag CACCAATAAGTTCATCCTATGGAGCTCCAGGAATTGGAGGAggcggtggtggtggtggtggtggtggaggCTTCGGTGGACCTTCCTCATCATACGGAGCCCCACGACCATCTTCCAAATACGGACCTCCTTCAAAACCTTCCAGCAGCTACGGTGCCCCATCTCGCCCGTCTTCGAGTTACGGTGCCCCTTCTAAACCATCCGGGTCGTACGGAGTACCTAGACCCCCATCGACCAGCTATGGTGTGCCAACTGGACCATCTACAAGTTACGGAGCTCCTAAAAAACTATCGAGCTCTTATGGAGTCCCTTCAAGCTCTTACGGCGCTCCATCATTCGGATCaggaggcggcggcggcggcggtggtggtggtggaggAATTTCATCCTCTTATGGAGCACCTTCACATGGCGGTAGCGGtggcggcggcggtggcggaATCTCTTCCTCATATGGCGTACCATCACATGGTGGTCACGGTGGTGGTGGAGGAGGCGGCGGTGGTATTTCTTCTTCGTATGGAGCCCCATCTCATGGCGGTCATGGTGGGGGTGGAGGCGGCGGCGGTGGCATCTCTTCTTCGTATGGAGCACCATCTCATGGCGGTCATGGTGGTGGTGGAGGTGGCGGCGGTGGCATCTCTTCTTCGTATGGTGCACCATCTCATGGCGGTCATGGTGGTGGTGGAGGCGGCGGCGGTGGTATCTCTTCGTCGTATGGCGTACCATCTCATGGCGGTAGCGGCGGTGGCGGAGGAGGAATCTCATCATCATATGGTGCGCCATCTCATGGTAGTGGTGGAGGTGGCGGTGGAATTTCTTCATCGTACGGCGCCCCTAGTTTTGGCTCATCCGGCTCAGGAGGTGGCATTTCCTCGTCTTACGGTGCTCCTAGTCATGGTTCGGGCGGAGGCGGCGGTGGTGGAATATCATCTTCATATGGTGCACCTTCAAGTTCCTACGGCGCACCTTCGTTTGGCTCATCAGGAGGTGGAGGCTCGTTTGGTTCATCTGGATCGGGAATTTCTTCCTCTTACGGTGCTCCGTCGTCCGGCTCAGGAGGTGGAATCTCTAGTTCTTACGGAGTGCCTTCTTTCGGTTCTTCAGGCTCAGGAGGTTCTCATGGAGGTGGTTCCCTGTCTAGTTCTTATGGTGCTCCGTCGTCTGGCGGAGGTAGTTCAGGATTTGGAGGTAGTAGTTTCGGTAGCAGTGGACCATCTTCTAGCTACGGAGCTCCCTCGAGCAGTTATGGGGCCCCAAGCGGTGGCGGCGGAGGTCACAGCTCTGGTGGATATTCCTCGGGTGGCTCTGGAGGTGGTTATAGTTCAGGTGGTTCAGGGGGTGGGTACAGTTCTGGTGGTTCAGGTGGATATTCGTCGGGTGGTTCTAGTGGAGGATACTCCTCAGGGGGTGGACATGGTTCTGGTGGTTATAGTTCCGGTGGCTCAGGAGGTGGTTACTCTTCAGGAG GTGGACACAGTTCTGGTGGATCCGGCGGTTATTCCTCAGGAGGTGGTGGACATGGATCTGGTGGATATTCCTCTGGCGGTTCTGGGGGTGGTTATAGCTCTGGCGGTTCAGGTGGTTACAGCTCAGGGGGTGGATACTCCTCAGGAGGAGGAGGTGGTGGTGGAGGCCATGGAGGAGGCTACTCAGCGGCAGTGCCAGCCACTATCAGCCAGAGTTACGACTCTAGCGGCGGATATGTGTACTAA
- the Muc91C gene encoding loricrin isoform X1 gives MVHPRTMLLGVLLVVTLAAATPRRHNKREAPISSSYGAPGIGGGGGGGGGGGGFGGPSSSYGAPRPSSKYGPPSKPSSSYGAPSRPSSSYGAPSKPSGSYGVPRPPSTSYGVPTGPSTSYGAPKKLSSSYGVPSSSYGAPSFGSGGGGGGGGGGGGISSSYGAPSHGGSGGGGGGGISSSYGVPSHGGHGGGGGGGGGISSSYGAPSHGGHGGGGGGGGGISSSYGAPSHGGHGGGGGGGGGISSSYGAPSHGGHGGGGGGGGGISSSYGVPSHGGSGGGGGGISSSYGAPSHGSGGGGGGISSSYGAPSFGSSGSGGGISSSYGAPSHGSGGGGGGGISSSYGAPSSSYGAPSFGSSGGGGSFGSSGSGISSSYGAPSSGSGGGISSSYGVPSFGSSGSGGSHGGGSLSSSYGAPSSGGGSSGFGGSSFGSSGPSSSYGAPSSSYGAPSGGGGGHSSGGYSSGGSGGGYSSGGSGGGYSSGGSGGYSSGGSSGGYSSGGGHGSGGYSSGGSGGGYSSGGGHSSGGSGGYSSGGGHSSGGSGGYSSGGGGHGSGGYSSGGSGGGYSSGGSGGYSSGGGYSSGGGGGGGGHGGGYSAAVPATISQSYDSSGGYVY, from the exons CTGCTGGGAGTCCTGTTGGTGGTGACGCTGGCTGCAGCCACGCCCCGCAGACACAACAAACGTgaag CACCAATAAGTTCATCCTATGGAGCTCCAGGAATTGGAGGAggcggtggtggtggtggtggtggtggaggCTTCGGTGGACCTTCCTCATCATACGGAGCCCCACGACCATCTTCCAAATACGGACCTCCTTCAAAACCTTCCAGCAGCTACGGTGCCCCATCTCGCCCGTCTTCGAGTTACGGTGCCCCTTCTAAACCATCCGGGTCGTACGGAGTACCTAGACCCCCATCGACCAGCTATGGTGTGCCAACTGGACCATCTACAAGTTACGGAGCTCCTAAAAAACTATCGAGCTCTTATGGAGTCCCTTCAAGCTCTTACGGCGCTCCATCATTCGGATCaggaggcggcggcggcggcggtggtggtggtggaggAATTTCATCCTCTTATGGAGCACCTTCACATGGCGGTAGCGGtggcggcggcggtggcggaATCTCTTCCTCATATGGCGTACCATCACATGGTGGTCACGGTGGTGGTGGAGGAGGCGGCGGTGGTATTTCTTCTTCGTATGGAGCCCCATCTCATGGCGGTCATGGTGGGGGTGGAGGCGGCGGCGGTGGCATCTCTTCTTCGTATGGAGCACCATCTCATGGCGGTCATGGTGGTGGTGGAGGTGGCGGCGGTGGCATCTCTTCTTCGTATGGTGCACCATCTCATGGCGGTCATGGTGGTGGTGGAGGCGGCGGCGGTGGTATCTCTTCGTCGTATGGCGTACCATCTCATGGCGGTAGCGGCGGTGGCGGAGGAGGAATCTCATCATCATATGGTGCGCCATCTCATGGTAGTGGTGGAGGTGGCGGTGGAATTTCTTCATCGTACGGCGCCCCTAGTTTTGGCTCATCCGGCTCAGGAGGTGGCATTTCCTCGTCTTACGGTGCTCCTAGTCATGGTTCGGGCGGAGGCGGCGGTGGTGGAATATCATCTTCATATGGTGCACCTTCAAGTTCCTACGGCGCACCTTCGTTTGGCTCATCAGGAGGTGGAGGCTCGTTTGGTTCATCTGGATCGGGAATTTCTTCCTCTTACGGTGCTCCGTCGTCCGGCTCAGGAGGTGGAATCTCTAGTTCTTACGGAGTGCCTTCTTTCGGTTCTTCAGGCTCAGGAGGTTCTCATGGAGGTGGTTCCCTGTCTAGTTCTTATGGTGCTCCGTCGTCTGGCGGAGGTAGTTCAGGATTTGGAGGTAGTAGTTTCGGTAGCAGTGGACCATCTTCTAGCTACGGAGCTCCCTCGAGCAGTTATGGGGCCCCAAGCGGTGGCGGCGGAGGTCACAGCTCTGGTGGATATTCCTCGGGTGGCTCTGGAGGTGGTTATAGTTCAGGTGGTTCAGGGGGTGGGTACAGTTCTGGTGGTTCAGGTGGATATTCGTCGGGTGGTTCTAGTGGAGGATACTCCTCAGGGGGTGGACATGGTTCTGGTGGTTATAGTTCCGGTGGCTCAGGAGGTGGTTACTCTTCAGGAGGTGGACACAGTTCTGGTGGATCCGGCGGTTATTCCTCAGGAGGTGGACACAGTTCTGGTGGATCCGGCGGTTATTCCTCAGGAGGTGGTGGACATGGATCTGGTGGATATTCCTCTGGCGGTTCTGGGGGTGGTTATAGCTCTGGCGGTTCAGGTGGTTACAGCTCAGGGGGTGGATACTCCTCAGGAGGAGGAGGTGGTGGTGGAGGCCATGGAGGAGGCTACTCAGCGGCAGTGCCAGCCACTATCAGCCAGAGTTACGACTCTAGCGGCGGATATGTGTACTAA